Part of the Paenibacillus sp. YPG26 genome, TTTCGGAGCAGCCGAATGATCCGCTTGCCGAGGTGGACTTGACGGAAGGGTACCGGGCTATCCCGGCTTCCAGCCATAAGCTCGATTTTCAATTCTAGTCTATTAAATGGAGGAATAGTGGATGTCTAATCGTAAAGTTTTGCCAATCGCCACCCCGGACCTGACTTCCTACGCGCATTTGTCTTACTTTCTATCGATCATGTATACGGACAAGGATGCGCTGAGATGGGTGTATAGCCACTATATCCAGCTGCATGTAAGACACTGGTCCGACACATCCATGGTAGATTATTTCACGCAGAATCCCGACGTTCACCTGGTGCCGACTGTAGGCGGCTCCCCGCGCTTGAACCGGGGATTTGTCAAGCGGTGGGCCCCGAGCTTTGGCGAGTTCGTCCGCCGAAGCATTGATGACGGTCAATATGTGGTAACTTTCGTAGACGACTACTATATTCCCGGAACTGTCGCTTATCAGAATCGTTCCAATCCACATGGCTTGATGATCTATGGTTACGATGACGACAGCCGTATGTTCCATGTCTCCGCCTATTTGGCGAACCAGAGCTATGGCAATACACTGGTCAGCTATGACGACATGGAGATGGCGTACCAGGGGATCGACCCGGATCCGTTCAACTATACGGGATACTTGCACCTGTACCGTCTGAATGAAACCTTCAAATCTCTCTATCCGTTTCAGGTGCCTTGGGTGATGGAGCAAATGGAAGATTACCTGTACGCCAGACCTTCGAGTCGAAGATTGCTGGCGTTTGAAGAGCCTCACGACATTCCGCCTACTTGGGGAATTGAGACATATGACTGGATGATCCATGAGTCCGAACGTCAACTGGCGCGCCAGACCTTTGTGGATCACCGTCCTTTCTATGTGCTGTGGGAGCATAAAAAAATGATGAACCGCCGCTTGGCGTACATGGAGGAGGAAGGTTACTTCACGTTCTCCGGCGAGGTTGCCGCTGAATACCGCGAAGTCGAACAATCCGCGATGCTCGCCCGCAATCTGAAGCTGAAGCATATGATGAGCAACGACGACAGGCATATGGTGCAGCTCATCGACCGTTTGAAGGCACTGAAATCGGCGGAATCGCTCGTTATCGAGCGCATGCTGGAGGAATATGAGCGTTCAATCCGCACCCAGGACGAGAACGCAAGACGATTGGAGCATACCCGCTAGGCGAAGGCACGGCCATTCTGCAGGCAATGCTGTTACCTTAAGCTAAGCCATTTAACTCACTTATAAAAACACACAGGGATACGTAACGAGGCGAACGACTCCAATGCTGTAGAAGCAGTCACGGACGGCCGTTGCCTCAAGACTTCAATCGTATAGAGAAGTACTGGAACTACATTGCAGCCAATAGGGAGGAAATTGAAATGGATGCGTTAGAAATTCGCAAGCTGTTATCAAGCGGAAAATGGGATAAAGAGAGGCAGTTCTGGTCCGAACTGCTTGAAGGAGACCGCGAGCTGACGCGCTTGCCCGAGGATCTCCGGCTCGGCGATCGGGAGCAGCCACAGACCGCGGAATATCGGACAACGTTCGGGGCTGAGCTGTCCGGCAGAATCCACGCTTTGTCAGGCGGATCGGACATCGCTGCCTTTCTGGTATTGCTAAGCGGCGTTCAGCTTGTGACCAGATTATACGCTTATGTGCAGGAGGTACTGCTTGTGACTCCCGTCTTCGATGGGCCGGCGCAAGAGGATGCTCAAGTTATCAATCAGCTGCTTCCATTCCCTTTTACCCTGGATCCGGAGCACTCTGTTCGTGAGAATCTGAACGCACTGAAGAACCGCTTGGCGGAAATTCTGGATCATCAGAACTACCCGTTCGCCCAGCTCGCAGCCGATCGGGGCTGGAGCACTCTGGAGGAGGCTGATAGCTTCCCGATTCCCATCGCTGTTGGATGCGAGCGCTTACATAAGAGCGGGATACTGGAACAGGCGACAGCAGATGTCGTGTTCTGGTTCGCACAGCAGGAAGGGAACTGGACGTTGGAGGTCCGCTTCAACCCGCGGCGCTACTCAGACATGTTCGCACAACAGGTGGCTTCCCGGGTGCTGCTGGCCCTGAATGGTCTGCTCGGCAATCTGGATGCCCCACTCTCGTCAATCCGGCTGCTGGATGAATCCGAGCGGGATGAAGTGATACGGGTGTTCAACGATACAGATGCCCCCTTCCCTAGTGACCGCACGCTTCATCGTTTGTTCATGGAGCAGGCATCTCAATCCCCGGATGCTGTCGCAGCGATGTATGGCGAGAGTACAATTACGTACCGTGAACTGGACGAGCGGTCGAGCCAACTGGCAAGGCTGTTGCAAAAAGCGGGCGTCGGCCCGGAGACCCGAGTTGCGCTGCTGTGCAGACGCTCATTCGATATGCTCGTGGGTGCGCTCGGAATTCTGAAAGCCGGCGGGGCTTACGTGCCAATTGAGACATCCTGGCCGAAACGCCGGGTGCAGACGGTACTGGAGCAGGTTCAAGCTGCCTGTATCGTGACCCAGCGTGATGTGTTCACTTCTTTGGCAGACCTTCCATGGATGATCTCGCCGCTCCGCCAAGTGGTGCTCCTTGATGATGAAGGGGATACACCGGGCATCTCCCATCCTGAGCGGGAGTCGGTTGTCCGGATGTTTGATGATCTGGCGGCGAAGGCCCATGACCGGGTGTCAGCAGGCGGCTTCATCAGCTCC contains:
- a CDS encoding BtrH N-terminal domain-containing protein, yielding MSNRKVLPIATPDLTSYAHLSYFLSIMYTDKDALRWVYSHYIQLHVRHWSDTSMVDYFTQNPDVHLVPTVGGSPRLNRGFVKRWAPSFGEFVRRSIDDGQYVVTFVDDYYIPGTVAYQNRSNPHGLMIYGYDDDSRMFHVSAYLANQSYGNTLVSYDDMEMAYQGIDPDPFNYTGYLHLYRLNETFKSLYPFQVPWVMEQMEDYLYARPSSRRLLAFEEPHDIPPTWGIETYDWMIHESERQLARQTFVDHRPFYVLWEHKKMMNRRLAYMEEEGYFTFSGEVAAEYREVEQSAMLARNLKLKHMMSNDDRHMVQLIDRLKALKSAESLVIERMLEEYERSIRTQDENARRLEHTR